In one window of Arachis ipaensis cultivar K30076 chromosome B06, Araip1.1, whole genome shotgun sequence DNA:
- the LOC107645460 gene encoding uncharacterized protein LOC107645460 isoform X3, producing MTKTEGEYTLWHHLDVLICLVQKLLAWSKRSRFLHAKGLEQVVKWLKEIKDHYGSFQDEADSDALKTGDLVLSSCWKHYSMLLHLEDHKFSKHYKELLDQYLSGIQYYMDNHADVKDGGLETRKFFLNCLCLLLGRLDSKRFESTVMEFGMNISRILVPQLTCTDEDVIVGVVSIFKAIILNPNHLQEAAESGQANIVMPFLLHLLDERDGTARAVVMLIAEYCSMSKDNKCLTEVLKRLGSGNISQRRNALDVISEVIHISSETQKSFPYLSWQDIAHKLLERLGDAEVFIREQASKLLPVIDPSLYFAALVDLFYSQNENESSAREAIIGVLKHHNRKVEMIFLLLDHLSKVNQTPDHQEYTGDKGSKLDTDRVLKLVPEWSKSVQDWSFLIGPLVGKMFENPSNATIVKLLSYISEDLANVADLVLHHVMLHVRKQKEIDESFLSRWECRTYSNEEFEEMQRSLFEHLCPLLIIKMLPIKTFNDLNSSIMYGQLDHNIKQDSGCMAAEAGYDCVAALLLNRAFGDFEFEDVRKLSAELSGRIHPQVLYPVLCSKLEDAVENKNVTKIKACLFSICTSLVVRGLESLSHPSIVAIRRMVEKVLLWPCLNTDSVSKAQHGCIDCLALMICAEVQAKRSTRDSMPNRIRVGKKGSSVITYVMNQFLDENMEAASTPELGCGNPGFIAPVPLSFRLCMGNVLISACQKISEHCKEYFAAQVLPSVLHSLEFETKSEIRAACIQVLFSSVYHLRSAVLPYASDLLKVSLQSLRRESEKERVAGAKLLASLMASEDLILESISSGLLEARFVLSSISSSDPSPQLQQLCRQLLSFIISP from the exons ATGACAAAGACTGAAGGGGAATATACTCTGTGGCATCATTTAGATGTGCTTatctgtttggtgcaaaaactaCTTGCT TGGAGCAAAAGAAGCCGTTTTTtacatgccaaaggtttggagcAAGTTGTTAAATGGCTGAAAGAGATAAAAGACCACTATGGTTCTTTTCAAGACGAGGCAG ACTCCGATGCTCTCAAGACTGGGGATTTAGTACTCTCTTCTTGCTGGAAGCATTACAGCATGTTATTGCACTTGGAAGATCATAAGTTTTCAAAGCATTACAAGGAACTGCTGGACCAGTACCTGTCTGGAATTCAG TACTATATGGACAACCATGCTGATGTTAAGGATGGTGGGCTGGAGACCAGAAAATTCTTTTTGAATTGTTTATGCCTCCTGCTGGGACGTCTAGACAGCAAGAGATTTGAAAGCACAGTGATGGAATTTGGGATGAATATTTCTCGCATTCTGGTGCCCCAG CTTACTTGCACTGATGAAGATGTGATAGTTGGAGTTGTTTCAATATTCAAGGCTATCATTTTGAATCCAAATCACTTACAGGAAGCTGCAGAGAGTGGGCAGGCTAATATTGTGATGCCTTTTTTGCTCCACCTTCTTGACGAGCGTGATGGTACAGCCAGAGCTGTTGTGATGCTGATAGCAGAGTACTGCTCAAT GAGCAAAGATAATAAGTGCCTTACAGAAGTTCTAAAGCGTCTTGGTTCTGGGAACATTTCACAGAGAAGAAATGCCCTGGATGTTATATCAGAAGTCATTCATATATCATCAGAGACACAAAAATCATTTCCTTATTTGTCTTG GCAAGACATAGCCCACAAATTGCTAGAACGGCTTGGGGATGCAGAAGTTTTTATTAGAGAACAGGCATCTAAATTACTCCCAGTGATAG ACCCTTCATTGTACTTTGCTGCATTGGTTGACCTTTTTTATTCCCAAAATGAGAATGAATCATCTGCTCGTGAGGCTATCATTGGTGTCCTCAAACATCACAACCGGAAAGTAGAAATGATATTCTTGCTGCTTGACCATCTTAG CAAAGTCAACCAAACCCCTGATCATCAAGAGTACACTGGAGATAAAG GATCAAAGTTGGACACTGACCGAGTACTCAAACTGGTTCCAGAGTGGTCTAAAAGT GTTCAAGACTGGAGCTTCTTAATTGGACCACTGGTTGGCAAGATGTTTGAAAATCCATCAAATGCAACCATTGTGAAACTCTTGAGTTATATAAGTGAAGACCTGGCAAATGTTGCTGATCTAGTCTTGCATCATGTTATGTTGCATGTTAGAAAACAGAAGGA gattgatgaaagTTTCTTATCAAGATGGGAGTGTAGAACATATTCCAATGAGGAGTTTGAGGAAATGCAACGATCTCTGTTTGAGCATTTGTGCCCACTGCTCATAATTAAGATGCTTCCTATTAAGACTTTCAATGacctcaattcatcaattatgtATGGACAACTCGATCACAATATAAAGCAAG ATTCAGGCTGCATGGCCGCTGAGGCTGGTTATGACTGTGTTGCTGCGCTCCTTCTAAACAG GGCATTTggtgattttgaatttgaagatgTGCGGAAACTTTCGGCGGAGCTTAGTGGGCGCATTCATCCACAA GTTTTATACCCAGTTCTTTGCTCCAAACTAGAGGATGCTGTTGAAAATAAGAATGTAACAAAGATAAAGGCCTGCTTATTTTCAATATGCACATCTCTTGtg GTCAGAGGCTTGGAGTCTCTTTCTCATCCTTCAATAGTTGCAATTAGAAGGATGGTTGAAAAGGTGCTGTTATGGCCTTGTCTAAATACTGATTCAG TTTCAAAAGCACAACATGGATGCATTGATTGTCTTGCACTGATGATATGTGCTGAAGTACAGGCTAAGAGATCAACCAGAGACTCTATGCCAAACAGAATTAGGGTTGGCAAAAAAG GGAGTTCTGTTATAACCTATGTTATGAATCAATTCCTCGATGAAAATATGGAAGCTGCTTCAACTCCTGAGTTAGGATGTGGAAACCCCGGGTTTATAGCTCCCGTTCCTCTGTCCTTTCGTCTGTGCATGGGCAATGTTCTTATCAGTGCTTGCCAGAAGATATCAGAACATTGCAAGGAGTATTTTGCGGCACAAGTTCTGCCTTCCGTCCTTCATTCTCTTGAG TTTGAAACAAAGTCAGAGATTAGAGCAGCATGCATTCAGGTCCTATTTTCTTCTGTCTATCATCTAAGATCTGCAGTTCTTCCTTATGCGTCTGACCTCCTCAAAGTCTCACTACAATCCCTGAGAAGGGAATCAGAGAAG GAAAGGGTGGCAGGTGCAAAGCTATTAGCGTCTCTTATGGCCAGCGAAGATTTGATTTTGGAAAGCATTTCAAGTGGACTATTAGAAGCAAGATTTGTTCTCTCGTCAATTTCTTCATCAGATCCTTCACCTCAGTTACAACAGTTGTGCCGCCAGTTGCTATCATTCATTATTTCTCCATGA
- the LOC107645460 gene encoding uncharacterized protein LOC107645460 isoform X1, with the protein MEEEEQPVLWQSESQHESIVSVTLARSITTVLDSRAKNLNHAISGFSSHSRNPPSISPHSLHHSLHFIHKYAADAAHHRHRYSLHQLLLPVIHHSLKWKDSRHGGQAMILLSWLFQDELIFEPIAEALAGIVAVKKDDRYLLLGWCVLVRGLIEYENSVHQSMLGGIRGRYGDLVKILSTCLKDLAGIASKGSTLQDGFELPSRLGVSAGDCLLAVSGALTKLAEVQGKKSKLNARGKDWATTSVHSPSVDEVKLDAKSLLMTKTEGEYTLWHHLDVLICLVQKLLAWSKRSRFLHAKGLEQVVKWLKEIKDHYGSFQDEADSDALKTGDLVLSSCWKHYSMLLHLEDHKFSKHYKELLDQYLSGIQYYMDNHADVKDGGLETRKFFLNCLCLLLGRLDSKRFESTVMEFGMNISRILVPQLTCTDEDVIVGVVSIFKAIILNPNHLQEAAESGQANIVMPFLLHLLDERDGTARAVVMLIAEYCSMSKDNKCLTEVLKRLGSGNISQRRNALDVISEVIHISSETQKSFPYLSWQDIAHKLLERLGDAEVFIREQASKLLPVIDPSLYFAALVDLFYSQNENESSAREAIIGVLKHHNRKVEMIFLLLDHLSKVNQTPDHQEYTGDKGSKLDTDRVLKLVPEWSKSVQDWSFLIGPLVGKMFENPSNATIVKLLSYISEDLANVADLVLHHVMLHVRKQKEIDESFLSRWECRTYSNEEFEEMQRSLFEHLCPLLIIKMLPIKTFNDLNSSIMYGQLDHNIKQDSGCMAAEAGYDCVAALLLNRAFGDFEFEDVRKLSAELSGRIHPQVLYPVLCSKLEDAVENKNVTKIKACLFSICTSLVVRGLESLSHPSIVAIRRMVEKVLLWPCLNTDSVSKAQHGCIDCLALMICAEVQAKRSTRDSMPNRIRVGKKGSSVITYVMNQFLDENMEAASTPELGCGNPGFIAPVPLSFRLCMGNVLISACQKISEHCKEYFAAQVLPSVLHSLEFETKSEIRAACIQVLFSSVYHLRSAVLPYASDLLKVSLQSLRRESEKERVAGAKLLASLMASEDLILESISSGLLEARFVLSSISSSDPSPQLQQLCRQLLSFIISP; encoded by the exons ATGGAAGAAGAAGAGCAACCCGTGCTATGGCAATCGGAGTCCCAACACGAATCAATTGTTTCCGTAACCCTAGCACGATCCATCACCACCGTCCTCGATTCTCGCGCCAAGAACCTCAACCATGCTATCTCTGGTTTCTCCTCACACTCGCGCAACCCTCCTTCAATCTCCCCTCACTCACTGCACCACTCTCTTCACTTCATTCACAAGTACGCCGCCGACGCCGCACACCACCGTCACCGCTATTCACTCCACCAACTCCTCCTCCCCGTCATCCACCAT TCATTGAAGTGGAAGGATTCCAGGCATGGTGGGCAGGCTATGATTTTGTTGAGCTGGCTCTTCCAGGATGAGCTTATCTTCGAGCCCATTGCGGAAGCACTTGCAGGCATTGTTGCCGTGAAGAAGGACGATCGGTACTTGTTGCTTGGTTGGTGTGTGCTCGTTCGTGGCCTCATTGAGTATGAGAATTCTGTTCACCAATCTATGTTGGGTG GAATAAGGGGTAGGTATGGTGATCTAGTGAAGATACTCTCCACCTGCCTAAAGGATTTGGCAGGCATTGCGAGTAAAGGAAG CACTTTGCAGGATGGTTTTGAGTTGCCATCTCGCCTTGGAGTATCTGCTGGTGATTGTCTTTTAGCCGTCTCTGGAGCTTTAACAAAACTGGCCGAGGTTCAAGGTAAGAAGTCAAAATTAAATGCAAGGGGAAAAGATTGGGCAACTACTTCTGTGCATTCTCCATCTGTTGATGAGGTTAAACTGGATGCAAAATCGTTGTTAATGACAAAGACTGAAGGGGAATATACTCTGTGGCATCATTTAGATGTGCTTatctgtttggtgcaaaaactaCTTGCT TGGAGCAAAAGAAGCCGTTTTTtacatgccaaaggtttggagcAAGTTGTTAAATGGCTGAAAGAGATAAAAGACCACTATGGTTCTTTTCAAGACGAGGCAG ACTCCGATGCTCTCAAGACTGGGGATTTAGTACTCTCTTCTTGCTGGAAGCATTACAGCATGTTATTGCACTTGGAAGATCATAAGTTTTCAAAGCATTACAAGGAACTGCTGGACCAGTACCTGTCTGGAATTCAG TACTATATGGACAACCATGCTGATGTTAAGGATGGTGGGCTGGAGACCAGAAAATTCTTTTTGAATTGTTTATGCCTCCTGCTGGGACGTCTAGACAGCAAGAGATTTGAAAGCACAGTGATGGAATTTGGGATGAATATTTCTCGCATTCTGGTGCCCCAG CTTACTTGCACTGATGAAGATGTGATAGTTGGAGTTGTTTCAATATTCAAGGCTATCATTTTGAATCCAAATCACTTACAGGAAGCTGCAGAGAGTGGGCAGGCTAATATTGTGATGCCTTTTTTGCTCCACCTTCTTGACGAGCGTGATGGTACAGCCAGAGCTGTTGTGATGCTGATAGCAGAGTACTGCTCAAT GAGCAAAGATAATAAGTGCCTTACAGAAGTTCTAAAGCGTCTTGGTTCTGGGAACATTTCACAGAGAAGAAATGCCCTGGATGTTATATCAGAAGTCATTCATATATCATCAGAGACACAAAAATCATTTCCTTATTTGTCTTG GCAAGACATAGCCCACAAATTGCTAGAACGGCTTGGGGATGCAGAAGTTTTTATTAGAGAACAGGCATCTAAATTACTCCCAGTGATAG ACCCTTCATTGTACTTTGCTGCATTGGTTGACCTTTTTTATTCCCAAAATGAGAATGAATCATCTGCTCGTGAGGCTATCATTGGTGTCCTCAAACATCACAACCGGAAAGTAGAAATGATATTCTTGCTGCTTGACCATCTTAG CAAAGTCAACCAAACCCCTGATCATCAAGAGTACACTGGAGATAAAG GATCAAAGTTGGACACTGACCGAGTACTCAAACTGGTTCCAGAGTGGTCTAAAAGT GTTCAAGACTGGAGCTTCTTAATTGGACCACTGGTTGGCAAGATGTTTGAAAATCCATCAAATGCAACCATTGTGAAACTCTTGAGTTATATAAGTGAAGACCTGGCAAATGTTGCTGATCTAGTCTTGCATCATGTTATGTTGCATGTTAGAAAACAGAAGGA gattgatgaaagTTTCTTATCAAGATGGGAGTGTAGAACATATTCCAATGAGGAGTTTGAGGAAATGCAACGATCTCTGTTTGAGCATTTGTGCCCACTGCTCATAATTAAGATGCTTCCTATTAAGACTTTCAATGacctcaattcatcaattatgtATGGACAACTCGATCACAATATAAAGCAAG ATTCAGGCTGCATGGCCGCTGAGGCTGGTTATGACTGTGTTGCTGCGCTCCTTCTAAACAG GGCATTTggtgattttgaatttgaagatgTGCGGAAACTTTCGGCGGAGCTTAGTGGGCGCATTCATCCACAA GTTTTATACCCAGTTCTTTGCTCCAAACTAGAGGATGCTGTTGAAAATAAGAATGTAACAAAGATAAAGGCCTGCTTATTTTCAATATGCACATCTCTTGtg GTCAGAGGCTTGGAGTCTCTTTCTCATCCTTCAATAGTTGCAATTAGAAGGATGGTTGAAAAGGTGCTGTTATGGCCTTGTCTAAATACTGATTCAG TTTCAAAAGCACAACATGGATGCATTGATTGTCTTGCACTGATGATATGTGCTGAAGTACAGGCTAAGAGATCAACCAGAGACTCTATGCCAAACAGAATTAGGGTTGGCAAAAAAG GGAGTTCTGTTATAACCTATGTTATGAATCAATTCCTCGATGAAAATATGGAAGCTGCTTCAACTCCTGAGTTAGGATGTGGAAACCCCGGGTTTATAGCTCCCGTTCCTCTGTCCTTTCGTCTGTGCATGGGCAATGTTCTTATCAGTGCTTGCCAGAAGATATCAGAACATTGCAAGGAGTATTTTGCGGCACAAGTTCTGCCTTCCGTCCTTCATTCTCTTGAG TTTGAAACAAAGTCAGAGATTAGAGCAGCATGCATTCAGGTCCTATTTTCTTCTGTCTATCATCTAAGATCTGCAGTTCTTCCTTATGCGTCTGACCTCCTCAAAGTCTCACTACAATCCCTGAGAAGGGAATCAGAGAAG GAAAGGGTGGCAGGTGCAAAGCTATTAGCGTCTCTTATGGCCAGCGAAGATTTGATTTTGGAAAGCATTTCAAGTGGACTATTAGAAGCAAGATTTGTTCTCTCGTCAATTTCTTCATCAGATCCTTCACCTCAGTTACAACAGTTGTGCCGCCAGTTGCTATCATTCATTATTTCTCCATGA
- the LOC107645460 gene encoding uncharacterized protein LOC107645460 isoform X2 — protein sequence MEEEEQPVLWQSESQHESIVSVTLARSITTVLDSRAKNLNHAISGFSSHSRNPPSISPHSLHHSLHFIHKYAADAAHHRHRYSLHQLLLPVIHHSLKWKDSRHGGQAMILLSWLFQDELIFEPIAEALAGIVAVKKDDRYLLLGWCVLVRGLIEYENSVHQSMLGGIRGRYGDLVKILSTCLKDLAGIASKGSTLQDGFELPSRLGVSAGDCLLAVSGALTKLAEVQGKKSKLNARGKDWATTSVHSPSVDEVKLDAKSLLMTKTEGEYTLWHHLDVLICLVQKLLAWSKRSRFLHAKGLEQVVKWLKEIKDHYGSFQDEADSDALKTGDLVLSSCWKHYSMLLHLEDHKFSKHYKELLDQYLSGIQYYMDNHADVKDGGLETRKFFLNCLCLLLGRLDSKRFESTVMEFGMNISRILVPQLTCTDEDVIVGVVSIFKAIILNPNHLQEAAESGQANIVMPFLLHLLDERDGTARAVVMLIAEYCSMSKDNKCLTEVLKRLGSGNISQRRNALDVISEVIHISSETQKSFPYLSWQDIAHKLLERLGDAEVFIREQASKLLPVIDPSLYFAALVDLFYSQNENESSAREAIIGVLKHHNRKVEMIFLLLDHLSKVNQTPDHQEYTGDKGSKLDTDRVLKLVPEWSKSVQDWSFLIGPLVGKMFENPSNATIVKLLSYISEDLANVADLVLHHVMLHVRKQKEIDESFLSRWECRTYSNEEFEEMQRSLFEHLCPLLIIKMLPIKTFNDLNSSIMYGQLDHNIKQDSGCMAAEAGYDCVAALLLNRAFGDFEFEDVRKLSAELSGRIHPQVLYPVLCSKLEDAVENKNVTKIKACLFSICTSLVVRGLESLSHPSIVAIRRMVEKVLLWPCLNTDSVSKAQHGCIDCLALMICAEVQAKRSTRDSMPNRIRVGKKREFCYNLCYESIPR from the exons ATGGAAGAAGAAGAGCAACCCGTGCTATGGCAATCGGAGTCCCAACACGAATCAATTGTTTCCGTAACCCTAGCACGATCCATCACCACCGTCCTCGATTCTCGCGCCAAGAACCTCAACCATGCTATCTCTGGTTTCTCCTCACACTCGCGCAACCCTCCTTCAATCTCCCCTCACTCACTGCACCACTCTCTTCACTTCATTCACAAGTACGCCGCCGACGCCGCACACCACCGTCACCGCTATTCACTCCACCAACTCCTCCTCCCCGTCATCCACCAT TCATTGAAGTGGAAGGATTCCAGGCATGGTGGGCAGGCTATGATTTTGTTGAGCTGGCTCTTCCAGGATGAGCTTATCTTCGAGCCCATTGCGGAAGCACTTGCAGGCATTGTTGCCGTGAAGAAGGACGATCGGTACTTGTTGCTTGGTTGGTGTGTGCTCGTTCGTGGCCTCATTGAGTATGAGAATTCTGTTCACCAATCTATGTTGGGTG GAATAAGGGGTAGGTATGGTGATCTAGTGAAGATACTCTCCACCTGCCTAAAGGATTTGGCAGGCATTGCGAGTAAAGGAAG CACTTTGCAGGATGGTTTTGAGTTGCCATCTCGCCTTGGAGTATCTGCTGGTGATTGTCTTTTAGCCGTCTCTGGAGCTTTAACAAAACTGGCCGAGGTTCAAGGTAAGAAGTCAAAATTAAATGCAAGGGGAAAAGATTGGGCAACTACTTCTGTGCATTCTCCATCTGTTGATGAGGTTAAACTGGATGCAAAATCGTTGTTAATGACAAAGACTGAAGGGGAATATACTCTGTGGCATCATTTAGATGTGCTTatctgtttggtgcaaaaactaCTTGCT TGGAGCAAAAGAAGCCGTTTTTtacatgccaaaggtttggagcAAGTTGTTAAATGGCTGAAAGAGATAAAAGACCACTATGGTTCTTTTCAAGACGAGGCAG ACTCCGATGCTCTCAAGACTGGGGATTTAGTACTCTCTTCTTGCTGGAAGCATTACAGCATGTTATTGCACTTGGAAGATCATAAGTTTTCAAAGCATTACAAGGAACTGCTGGACCAGTACCTGTCTGGAATTCAG TACTATATGGACAACCATGCTGATGTTAAGGATGGTGGGCTGGAGACCAGAAAATTCTTTTTGAATTGTTTATGCCTCCTGCTGGGACGTCTAGACAGCAAGAGATTTGAAAGCACAGTGATGGAATTTGGGATGAATATTTCTCGCATTCTGGTGCCCCAG CTTACTTGCACTGATGAAGATGTGATAGTTGGAGTTGTTTCAATATTCAAGGCTATCATTTTGAATCCAAATCACTTACAGGAAGCTGCAGAGAGTGGGCAGGCTAATATTGTGATGCCTTTTTTGCTCCACCTTCTTGACGAGCGTGATGGTACAGCCAGAGCTGTTGTGATGCTGATAGCAGAGTACTGCTCAAT GAGCAAAGATAATAAGTGCCTTACAGAAGTTCTAAAGCGTCTTGGTTCTGGGAACATTTCACAGAGAAGAAATGCCCTGGATGTTATATCAGAAGTCATTCATATATCATCAGAGACACAAAAATCATTTCCTTATTTGTCTTG GCAAGACATAGCCCACAAATTGCTAGAACGGCTTGGGGATGCAGAAGTTTTTATTAGAGAACAGGCATCTAAATTACTCCCAGTGATAG ACCCTTCATTGTACTTTGCTGCATTGGTTGACCTTTTTTATTCCCAAAATGAGAATGAATCATCTGCTCGTGAGGCTATCATTGGTGTCCTCAAACATCACAACCGGAAAGTAGAAATGATATTCTTGCTGCTTGACCATCTTAG CAAAGTCAACCAAACCCCTGATCATCAAGAGTACACTGGAGATAAAG GATCAAAGTTGGACACTGACCGAGTACTCAAACTGGTTCCAGAGTGGTCTAAAAGT GTTCAAGACTGGAGCTTCTTAATTGGACCACTGGTTGGCAAGATGTTTGAAAATCCATCAAATGCAACCATTGTGAAACTCTTGAGTTATATAAGTGAAGACCTGGCAAATGTTGCTGATCTAGTCTTGCATCATGTTATGTTGCATGTTAGAAAACAGAAGGA gattgatgaaagTTTCTTATCAAGATGGGAGTGTAGAACATATTCCAATGAGGAGTTTGAGGAAATGCAACGATCTCTGTTTGAGCATTTGTGCCCACTGCTCATAATTAAGATGCTTCCTATTAAGACTTTCAATGacctcaattcatcaattatgtATGGACAACTCGATCACAATATAAAGCAAG ATTCAGGCTGCATGGCCGCTGAGGCTGGTTATGACTGTGTTGCTGCGCTCCTTCTAAACAG GGCATTTggtgattttgaatttgaagatgTGCGGAAACTTTCGGCGGAGCTTAGTGGGCGCATTCATCCACAA GTTTTATACCCAGTTCTTTGCTCCAAACTAGAGGATGCTGTTGAAAATAAGAATGTAACAAAGATAAAGGCCTGCTTATTTTCAATATGCACATCTCTTGtg GTCAGAGGCTTGGAGTCTCTTTCTCATCCTTCAATAGTTGCAATTAGAAGGATGGTTGAAAAGGTGCTGTTATGGCCTTGTCTAAATACTGATTCAG TTTCAAAAGCACAACATGGATGCATTGATTGTCTTGCACTGATGATATGTGCTGAAGTACAGGCTAAGAGATCAACCAGAGACTCTATGCCAAACAGAATTAGGGTTGGCAAAAAA AGGGAGTTCTGTTATAACCTATGTTATGAATCAATTCCTCGATGA